The segment AATTTCGAACGCACGACTACGCTTCATAATGTCTTCATATGATTTTGCAAATAAAAATGAATTCGCTACACGTTCGCCTGTTTCTTTACAAATATGAGTCAATTCATCCTGATAATTAGGATCTGATTGTAAATCAAATAACTTCGCAATTTCTTGTATTGGTTGATGGAAATATGGCTCATCATAAACACTTTCCACAAGTTTTCCGTTTAACCATACTTCTGGTTTTCTTGATTTCAATGCATCAATATATTGTTGACCTGTTCGAATGCCCATTTTTTCAGTCCCTTCTAGATTGAAGTTTCTACTTTGCAATTTTTTCTTGTAGAGCCCATTTTGCCTTCATAAAAAGTTAATGCATGTTCATCGGTACGCTCAAAGCTTTCAACTTCTCCAATAAAAAGGACATGATCTCCTGCATCTACTTGCTTCCACGGCTTGCATTCGATAAAGGCTGCGGCATTTGAAAGCCTCGGAGCAATGCCACCCTTTTCCCATTTAATTTCTAATCCTTGCTGTTCACGGCCTGCAAACTGCCAAGCTATTTTTTCTTGATCTTCCGCTAAAATATTAATTGTAAACGCTTTATTTTGCATTTGAGTTAAAGAATTTGCTTTTTTATCAATCGAAACGAGTACAAGTGCTGGTTGTAATGACACCGATGTAAATGAATTTACGGTAATGCCATTTATATCATCACCATCAAACCAAGTAACGACTGTTACACCTGTTGCAAATTTGCCGAACGTCTGTCGAAG is part of the Solibacillus sp. FSL K6-1523 genome and harbors:
- a CDS encoding flavin reductase family protein — its product is MDIKHLRQTFGKFATGVTVVTWFDGDDINGITVNSFTSVSLQPALVLVSIDKKANSLTQMQNKAFTINILAEDQEKIAWQFAGREQQGLEIKWEKGGIAPRLSNAAAFIECKPWKQVDAGDHVLFIGEVESFERTDEHALTFYEGKMGSTRKNCKVETSI